The proteins below are encoded in one region of Phycisphaerales bacterium:
- a CDS encoding trypsin-like peptidase domain-containing protein gives MIRKDGQAGLRSRGLLCIAFLAVGAGVWPSLSAQAEIPDAAIQRHLDVPANIDLITPADHRQVTQLEQAIKQAAASTLPSVVGLRINLPGSVRGGTGAIISSDGYIITAAHVIEEPGRRCWVYLADGTALRGRTLGQHMEGPIDYGLIKCDPKGAKLPVINFGNSDALEQGQWVLSLGHTLGIETSPFRPPSVRAGRVMTNFGPLVETDATLNGGDSGGPLIDLRGNLVGINVATGDSPDENSSTAINITKGFIGRLKDEIRLGRELWPNDFGTSITNAYSLLDQGRFSEAQLAFQDCIDAQPHLGDGYYHLACCYVRQGTNSKDEIQQEQFHDLALETLEVAVARGWAQINHIASDPDMQPIRMSRRFRDILNVVRRNCGQQASLGLEGVADEGGLRITRLDPFGTARGAGVDIDDVLLLIGGQRIRNLADLKAAELSYRPNDEITLTVSHAEKRSVIECKMGGRWPESSFRKRVSKDDLNFREAMLSKTGTISDSVVQVSRGGSTIGYGLAVHRDGFIVGKYSDLVFGDEPLVVIGPNGRRFDAQVVAHDKDLDLGLLKIETENLKPIIFATGQKPEVGSFVFAVGNAATPLSVGVRSLGDYISKIGRSDRPFLGVVLARGDSEGVEIISVRENTGASYARLRAEDVITAVDGVEVKTRQGLIDLIRDRAIGEKVELKFTRNGVTKTVTASLGRLPGVGADAGGAPRKGHRALSRRTSGFGRVIQHDGIVYPEQCGSALVDVEGRVIGMNISRSDQTKTYALPADVLHKATKRLITEASAY, from the coding sequence GTGATTAGAAAAGACGGTCAAGCAGGTTTGAGAAGTCGTGGTCTGTTGTGTATTGCATTCTTGGCTGTCGGTGCTGGGGTATGGCCAAGTCTTTCGGCTCAAGCTGAAATTCCAGATGCGGCGATCCAGCGCCATCTTGATGTGCCAGCCAATATTGATTTAATCACTCCCGCTGATCATCGTCAGGTTACGCAGCTCGAACAAGCCATTAAGCAGGCCGCAGCATCAACACTTCCGTCGGTTGTGGGGCTGCGAATCAACTTGCCAGGCTCAGTCCGTGGTGGAACAGGCGCCATTATTTCGTCTGACGGGTACATCATTACCGCTGCCCATGTGATTGAGGAGCCAGGGCGTCGCTGCTGGGTCTATCTGGCTGACGGAACAGCGCTCCGTGGTCGGACGCTCGGGCAACATATGGAAGGTCCAATTGACTATGGGCTGATCAAATGCGATCCAAAGGGAGCGAAGCTGCCAGTTATCAATTTTGGAAACAGTGATGCATTAGAGCAAGGACAGTGGGTTCTATCCCTCGGTCACACACTTGGTATTGAGACATCGCCTTTTCGCCCACCAAGCGTACGTGCTGGTCGGGTCATGACCAACTTTGGTCCGCTTGTCGAGACCGACGCGACTTTGAATGGTGGTGACTCGGGCGGGCCGCTGATTGACTTGCGTGGCAATCTTGTTGGCATCAATGTGGCAACCGGTGATTCTCCAGATGAAAATTCTTCAACAGCAATCAATATTACAAAGGGGTTTATTGGCCGGCTCAAGGATGAGATACGATTAGGTCGAGAACTCTGGCCTAACGATTTTGGGACTTCAATTACGAATGCCTACAGCCTTCTTGACCAGGGTCGTTTTTCTGAGGCCCAGCTCGCTTTTCAAGATTGCATTGACGCACAGCCACATCTTGGGGATGGGTATTACCATCTGGCATGTTGCTATGTGAGACAGGGAACCAATTCAAAAGATGAAATACAGCAAGAGCAATTCCATGATCTTGCGTTAGAAACCCTTGAGGTTGCTGTCGCCAGGGGATGGGCTCAAATTAATCACATTGCGAGTGATCCGGATATGCAGCCGATCCGGATGAGCCGCCGTTTTCGTGACATCCTCAATGTGGTTCGGCGCAATTGTGGCCAACAAGCAAGTCTTGGACTTGAAGGCGTCGCAGATGAGGGCGGCCTACGCATTACGCGTCTGGATCCATTTGGAACCGCTCGGGGAGCGGGCGTCGATATTGATGATGTGCTTCTACTGATTGGTGGCCAGCGAATACGAAACCTTGCTGACTTGAAAGCTGCTGAGTTGTCTTACCGGCCTAATGATGAGATTACGTTGACTGTCAGCCACGCGGAAAAACGGAGCGTGATTGAGTGCAAGATGGGTGGGCGTTGGCCTGAGTCCAGTTTTAGGAAACGAGTTTCTAAGGACGACTTGAACTTTCGGGAGGCGATGCTTTCCAAGACGGGAACCATTTCTGATTCGGTCGTACAGGTAAGCCGTGGTGGAAGCACAATTGGTTACGGTCTGGCTGTTCATCGTGATGGGTTTATCGTTGGGAAGTACTCAGATCTTGTTTTTGGTGACGAGCCATTAGTCGTCATTGGTCCAAATGGTCGAAGGTTTGATGCGCAAGTCGTTGCACATGATAAGGATCTCGACCTTGGTTTATTGAAGATTGAAACAGAGAATCTAAAGCCCATCATCTTTGCAACCGGCCAAAAACCTGAGGTTGGGAGTTTTGTATTTGCAGTTGGCAATGCTGCCACGCCACTATCGGTAGGCGTGCGATCGCTAGGAGATTACATATCGAAGATCGGGCGGTCGGACCGCCCCTTCCTTGGTGTCGTGCTGGCCAGAGGCGACTCAGAAGGCGTTGAGATCATCTCGGTTCGTGAAAATACTGGCGCCTCCTACGCACGTTTGCGTGCTGAGGATGTGATCACCGCTGTTGATGGTGTTGAAGTTAAGACACGTCAGGGGCTGATTGATTTGATTCGCGATCGCGCCATTGGCGAAAAAGTTGAATTGAAGTTCACCCGCAATGGAGTAACGAAAACAGTGACAGCGTCGTTGGGTCGACTCCCAGGCGTTGGTGCAGATGCAGGTGGGGCGCCGCGAAAAGGCCATCGGGC